One region of Terricaulis silvestris genomic DNA includes:
- a CDS encoding FMN-binding negative transcriptional regulator, producing MYVPHHFATDEADALIARLARRWAGVLITVDADGTPTGTHMPILWDAERKIATGHIARPNPQWKLGDGRGLLVLSGAEAYVTPSWYPSKRENGKTVPTWNYEAVHLSGRVEWFEDAMRLEAVVRDLSAFHEHDRAEPWSIGEAPRAYIDALLRGIVGVTLHVDRVEAKRKLSQNKSEPDFNGVERGLAASGDALEGEVAALMRETRAVSDDPDGN from the coding sequence ATGTACGTCCCGCACCATTTTGCGACGGATGAAGCTGACGCGCTAATCGCCCGTCTCGCGCGGCGCTGGGCCGGTGTTCTGATCACGGTGGATGCGGACGGCACGCCAACCGGCACGCACATGCCGATCCTGTGGGACGCCGAGCGCAAGATCGCCACCGGCCACATCGCGCGCCCCAATCCGCAATGGAAGCTTGGCGACGGGCGCGGATTGCTCGTGCTCAGCGGCGCCGAAGCGTACGTGACGCCGAGCTGGTATCCGTCAAAGCGCGAGAACGGCAAGACAGTGCCGACGTGGAACTACGAAGCCGTGCACCTGAGCGGCCGCGTCGAGTGGTTCGAAGATGCAATGCGGCTCGAAGCCGTTGTCCGCGATCTCTCGGCATTCCACGAACACGACCGCGCCGAGCCCTGGTCGATCGGCGAAGCGCCACGCGCTTATATCGACGCGCTGCTACGCGGCATCGTCGGCGTAACGCTGCATGTGGATCGCGTCGAAGCGAAGCGGAAGCTTTCGCAGAACAAGAGCGAGCCGGATTTCAACGGTGTCGAGCGCGGCTTGGCGGCGAGCGGCGATGCACTGGAAGGCGAAGTCGCCGCGCTGATGCGCGAGACGCGCGCCGTGAGCGACGATCCCGATGGGAATTGA
- a CDS encoding patatin-like phospholipase family protein, whose product MKPSLAEFKFLNAAPNDVLLAMDAMTEWFSVPAGWSLMNAGEPPEGVYFLVSGSLAAFKPVDRGGHQLLGYIRPGEPVGEMAMIAREPHSSSVFAMRDSEVLRLPPNAFDFLVHAHPAMMEHMARLMLTRARANTKVSPRADPKVYAFISTSPTIDIMLRARTLQAALKRLGARAAIITEEDERSISADGASSAWFDALEAKNDAVFLISPIADTRWFRTCIRQADRIWYFARADARPSTPLLPPEDPSPARQFRLVDVILLHHGMDRKAATTDEWRVAAEAARLFHWRGLEDEDAARLARIIARKSVGLVLSGGGARAYAHIGVIRALREAGLPFDILGGTSMGGVIAACAAMGWDDNEIEYRIRKAFVETNPLGDYVIPVVGMVRGRRVDDRLQEHFGETLIEDLTTPFFAVSTNLIAGAIRVHRAGSLRKALRASISLPGILPPVVVGDHELLVDGAVLLNFPVDVLRDMHRGPIIGVDVARRDGIDIEDFRNPPGFFSWVAAHGFQGAPPIASLLMRAATLAVDPWEGRSGADLLIAPEMADVDMRDWKRFDECVTAGYEAAVAALQRPHGLFNAPSTDAIGDLAASGALEIAE is encoded by the coding sequence ATGAAACCGAGCCTCGCCGAGTTCAAATTCCTAAACGCCGCGCCGAACGACGTCCTGCTGGCTATGGACGCGATGACGGAGTGGTTCTCGGTCCCGGCCGGCTGGTCGCTAATGAATGCGGGCGAGCCGCCGGAAGGCGTTTACTTCCTGGTTTCGGGTTCGCTGGCCGCCTTCAAGCCCGTCGACCGGGGCGGCCATCAATTGTTGGGCTACATCCGGCCTGGCGAGCCGGTCGGCGAAATGGCGATGATCGCGCGCGAGCCGCACTCGTCGTCTGTGTTTGCGATGCGCGACAGCGAAGTGCTGCGGCTGCCGCCGAATGCGTTCGACTTTCTCGTGCACGCCCATCCGGCGATGATGGAACACATGGCGCGGCTGATGTTGACGCGCGCCCGCGCCAACACCAAGGTCAGCCCGCGCGCCGATCCGAAGGTCTATGCCTTCATCTCCACCTCGCCGACGATCGACATCATGCTGCGCGCGCGCACGCTGCAAGCGGCGCTGAAGCGGTTGGGCGCGCGTGCGGCGATCATTACCGAAGAGGACGAGCGCTCTATCAGCGCCGACGGCGCGAGCAGCGCATGGTTCGATGCGCTCGAAGCGAAGAACGACGCCGTGTTCCTGATCTCGCCGATCGCCGACACGCGGTGGTTTCGCACCTGCATCCGCCAGGCGGATCGCATCTGGTATTTCGCGCGCGCCGATGCGCGGCCATCGACGCCGCTGCTGCCGCCGGAGGATCCCTCACCCGCGCGGCAATTCCGCTTGGTCGACGTCATTCTCTTGCATCACGGCATGGATCGTAAGGCCGCGACCACCGACGAGTGGCGCGTTGCGGCCGAAGCCGCGCGGCTGTTTCACTGGCGCGGACTGGAAGACGAAGACGCGGCGCGGCTGGCGCGCATCATCGCGCGCAAATCGGTTGGGCTTGTGCTCTCCGGTGGCGGCGCGCGCGCCTACGCACATATCGGCGTCATCCGCGCGCTGCGCGAAGCGGGACTTCCGTTCGATATTCTTGGCGGCACGTCGATGGGCGGCGTGATTGCCGCGTGCGCCGCGATGGGGTGGGACGACAACGAGATCGAGTACCGCATCCGCAAAGCGTTCGTCGAAACCAATCCGCTCGGCGATTACGTCATTCCCGTCGTCGGCATGGTGCGCGGGCGCCGCGTCGATGACCGCCTGCAAGAGCATTTCGGCGAGACGCTGATCGAGGATTTGACCACGCCGTTCTTCGCGGTATCCACCAATCTCATCGCCGGCGCCATTCGCGTGCATCGGGCTGGATCGCTGCGCAAAGCACTGCGCGCGTCAATATCGCTGCCTGGCATTCTTCCGCCCGTGGTGGTGGGCGATCACGAATTGCTGGTCGATGGCGCGGTGTTGCTGAATTTTCCGGTCGATGTGCTTCGCGACATGCATCGCGGCCCGATCATCGGAGTCGATGTAGCGCGGCGCGATGGCATCGACATTGAAGACTTCCGCAATCCGCCCGGCTTCTTCAGTTGGGTCGCCGCGCACGGGTTCCAAGGCGCACCACCGATCGCGTCGTTGCTGATGCGCGCAGCGACTTTGGCCGTTGATCCGTGGGAAGGCCGCTCCGGCGCCGATCTGCTGATCGCGCCTGAGATGGCCGACGTCGATATGCGCGATTGGAAGCGCTTCGATGAGTGCGTGACGGCGGGATACGAAGCCGCCGTCGCTGCGCTGCAACGTCCGCACGGCCTGTTCAATGCGCCTTCGACCGACGCCATCGGCGATCTGGCCGCGAGCGGCGCACTCGAAATCGCCGAATAG
- a CDS encoding DUF3667 domain-containing protein → MSGELEAAGAMATAGLVAGAIEGREGQSPGEGACLNCGAQLTGAYCSACGQAAHAHRSLIHVLEEFLHGIFHFDTKVWRTLPMAIFRPGTLTRNYVYGKRARYLSPLAFFLLTVFFMFAVFAFAGGPPMNVTESGTVAEAQAELAEAREDLATAERELQEVLANPDPDQPAGLEESLARQAIGLAQAEVAREAQSLRRAQAREAAAAQGEDQVVAPVAVGAPEPAASAVAPPAPAAPAEDAATPPPLPGSVQVEVDSVDSDGGPLNWQDAVREMAEADDFVVIQGWDSFNQRIRDQLRNPDLAAYKIQEAAAKFSFLLVPISLPFLALLFLWKRGVTLYDHVVFSLYELSFVSLLFVLMVSVARVDALMWLVPMLVLFGVPVHTFFHLKGAYALGWFSAIWRTFFMMIFATIALCIFLIAIVILGLAG, encoded by the coding sequence ATGAGTGGGGAATTGGAAGCTGCCGGCGCCATGGCGACGGCTGGTCTGGTCGCGGGCGCGATTGAGGGCCGCGAAGGGCAAAGCCCAGGCGAAGGCGCTTGCCTAAATTGCGGCGCGCAGCTCACCGGCGCCTATTGCAGCGCCTGCGGACAAGCCGCCCACGCGCACCGCAGCCTCATCCATGTGCTCGAGGAATTTCTCCACGGCATTTTCCACTTCGACACCAAAGTCTGGCGCACGCTGCCGATGGCGATCTTCCGCCCCGGCACGCTCACCCGGAATTACGTCTACGGCAAACGCGCGCGCTATCTCTCGCCGCTGGCGTTTTTCCTGCTGACAGTCTTCTTCATGTTCGCGGTGTTCGCCTTCGCCGGCGGCCCGCCGATGAACGTGACCGAATCCGGCACTGTTGCTGAAGCGCAGGCGGAACTGGCCGAAGCGCGCGAAGACTTGGCGACCGCCGAGCGCGAATTGCAGGAGGTGCTCGCGAACCCCGATCCGGATCAACCCGCCGGTCTGGAAGAGAGCCTGGCGCGCCAGGCAATCGGTTTGGCGCAAGCGGAAGTCGCGCGCGAGGCGCAGTCTTTGCGCCGCGCGCAGGCGCGTGAAGCGGCCGCGGCGCAAGGGGAGGATCAAGTTGTCGCGCCTGTCGCTGTGGGCGCGCCAGAGCCGGCGGCAAGCGCCGTTGCACCTCCAGCGCCAGCCGCGCCGGCCGAAGACGCCGCAACGCCGCCGCCCCTGCCTGGGTCGGTGCAAGTCGAGGTCGATTCCGTCGATAGCGATGGTGGCCCGCTCAATTGGCAGGACGCCGTGCGAGAAATGGCTGAGGCCGACGATTTCGTCGTGATCCAGGGCTGGGATTCGTTCAACCAGCGGATCCGCGACCAGCTGCGCAATCCAGACCTGGCCGCGTACAAAATCCAGGAAGCCGCCGCGAAGTTTTCCTTCCTGCTGGTGCCGATCTCGTTGCCGTTCTTGGCGCTGCTGTTTTTATGGAAACGCGGCGTGACGCTCTACGACCACGTTGTCTTCTCGCTCTACGAACTTTCGTTCGTGTCGCTGCTGTTTGTGCTGATGGTCAGCGTGGCGCGCGTCGATGCGTTGATGTGGCTTGTGCCGATGCTGGTGTTGTTCGGCGTGCCCGTGCACACCTTCTTTCACTTGAAGGGCGCCTACGCGTTGGGCTGGTTCTCGGCAATCTGGCGCACCTTCTTCATGATGATCTTTGCGACCATCGCGCTTTGCATCTTCCTCATCGCCATCGTCATCCTCGGACTAGCCGGATGA
- a CDS encoding type II toxin-antitoxin system RelE/ParE family toxin, whose amino-acid sequence MARYTIRERAQADLIDIWRFTSRRWDLNQADSYYREIISALEAVAQEPSLGRPCDEIRHGYRRHNVGSHVVFYRLESGIPDVIRILHGRRDFRRHLPKS is encoded by the coding sequence ATGGCGCGCTATACGATCCGCGAACGCGCGCAAGCGGATCTTATCGACATCTGGCGCTTCACGTCTCGGCGATGGGACCTGAATCAGGCCGATAGCTACTACCGCGAGATCATCTCGGCGCTGGAAGCCGTCGCGCAAGAGCCATCGCTCGGTCGGCCATGTGACGAAATTCGCCACGGCTATCGCCGACACAATGTGGGATCGCATGTGGTGTTTTATCGCCTTGAGAGCGGCATCCCTGACGTCATCCGCATTTTGCATGGACGCCGGGATTTTCGTCGCCACCTACCCAAAAGCTGA
- a CDS encoding DUF1489 family protein: protein MTIHIVKLCVGAESVEDLAEWQIGQLKRAQKAKAKSIHPNQKKHPVCGTRMWPKRLEDVLAGGSLYWVIKGVVSVRQTIVAIDDVIDNHGQRCGLYLDAYLQRTVPQPRRAFQGWRYLDPKDAPADLSAAQGGADLPEHLRRQLVELGAW, encoded by the coding sequence ATGACCATCCACATCGTAAAGCTCTGCGTCGGCGCGGAAAGCGTCGAAGATCTGGCCGAGTGGCAAATCGGCCAGCTGAAGCGTGCGCAGAAGGCCAAAGCCAAAAGCATTCATCCGAACCAGAAGAAGCACCCCGTGTGCGGCACGCGCATGTGGCCGAAGCGTCTAGAGGACGTGCTCGCGGGCGGCTCGCTTTATTGGGTGATCAAGGGCGTCGTCAGCGTTCGTCAAACCATCGTCGCCATCGATGACGTGATCGACAATCACGGCCAACGCTGCGGCCTCTATCTCGACGCCTACCTGCAACGCACCGTCCCGCAACCGCGCCGCGCGTTCCAAGGCTGGCGCTATCTCGATCCCAAGGACGCGCCGGCGGATCTAAGCGCCGCACAAGGCGGCGCGGATTTGCCAGAGCATCTGCGGCGGCAATTGGTGGAGTTGGGGGCTTGGTGA
- a CDS encoding type II toxin-antitoxin system ParD family antitoxin, translating into MTKQTTIELPEHQASFAEERVAEGAYGSVSEVVQAGLRLLEEQEAKLAQLRAALLEGEQSTIVEGFDAEALLSKLHVGRASR; encoded by the coding sequence ATGACGAAGCAAACCACCATCGAGTTGCCCGAACACCAGGCCTCGTTCGCCGAGGAGCGTGTGGCCGAGGGCGCTTATGGCTCTGTGAGCGAGGTGGTGCAGGCCGGTCTGCGCCTCTTGGAGGAACAGGAAGCAAAGCTGGCACAGCTTCGCGCGGCGCTCCTAGAGGGCGAGCAAAGCACAATAGTCGAAGGGTTTGACGCCGAGGCGCTGCTGTCGAAATTGCACGTCGGTCGCGCTTCGCGCTAA
- a CDS encoding toll/interleukin-1 receptor domain-containing protein — MTVFIAHAPADQDAAEALEKFIERRGQFAELDDGQTAMRPVQPNDVVVLLISQKLVFAPTRLRLEQRALDAWAEGRLVAVKLDHGIAPVGLRDLPFIDASFEAQREFKWQEVANTIRDRLKAPPASRTPPPSGGPAPPWRDHLKKIDAARETAEGRSDAEVVRKKAAGSSRVALLVCLILMLPGLGALIASGAIWLVNRIGPTPGTFADLLAGIDALGVAWGLPSGITVPIFGAAIVLMVLAPIGYVLSRGAARRKMDEYAKEHPEIYEDYEAPVAPPTTDAVFVSYARANATSVLPVIEGAKEQGRTFWLDQQNIAGGEGWAGEIVRAIKAAKGVLVMCSKAAFESDHVKREIYLADRYRKKLVPVFIEQAEPPEDFEYFFAGVQMTNLFETPEAERPEALVRALGAAS; from the coding sequence ATGACTGTTTTCATCGCGCACGCCCCCGCCGACCAGGACGCCGCCGAAGCCCTCGAAAAATTCATAGAACGCCGCGGCCAGTTCGCCGAGCTCGACGACGGCCAGACCGCGATGCGCCCCGTGCAACCCAACGACGTGGTTGTACTGCTGATTTCACAGAAATTGGTGTTCGCACCGACGCGGCTTCGGCTTGAGCAGCGCGCGCTGGATGCCTGGGCTGAAGGCCGACTCGTCGCGGTAAAGCTGGATCATGGCATCGCGCCGGTCGGCTTGCGTGATCTCCCATTTATCGACGCCAGCTTCGAAGCGCAGCGCGAGTTCAAGTGGCAGGAAGTCGCGAACACGATCCGCGATCGCCTGAAAGCGCCGCCCGCCTCACGCACCCCGCCACCGAGCGGTGGACCCGCGCCGCCCTGGCGCGATCATTTGAAGAAGATCGACGCCGCACGCGAAACCGCTGAAGGGCGGAGTGACGCCGAAGTGGTGCGCAAGAAGGCTGCCGGTTCGTCACGCGTCGCGTTGCTGGTGTGCCTGATACTGATGTTGCCCGGCCTCGGCGCGTTGATTGCGAGCGGCGCGATCTGGCTAGTGAACCGCATCGGCCCGACGCCGGGCACGTTCGCCGATTTGCTTGCGGGCATCGATGCCCTCGGCGTCGCGTGGGGTCTGCCGTCCGGGATTACTGTGCCGATCTTCGGCGCGGCGATCGTGTTGATGGTTCTCGCGCCGATTGGCTACGTGCTCTCGCGCGGCGCAGCGCGGCGCAAGATGGATGAGTACGCCAAGGAACATCCCGAGATTTATGAGGACTACGAAGCGCCGGTGGCGCCGCCGACGACGGACGCTGTGTTCGTCTCCTACGCCCGCGCCAACGCCACGAGCGTGCTGCCGGTGATCGAGGGCGCAAAGGAGCAGGGGCGCACATTCTGGCTCGATCAGCAGAACATTGCCGGCGGTGAAGGCTGGGCCGGCGAAATCGTGCGCGCCATCAAAGCCGCCAAGGGCGTTTTAGTGATGTGCTCGAAGGCCGCGTTCGAGAGCGACCACGTCAAGCGCGAGATTTATCTGGCCGACCGCTATCGCAAAAAACTGGTGCCAGTGTTCATTGAGCAAGCCGAGCCGCCGGAAGATTTCGAATACTTCTTTGCCGGCGTGCAAATGACAAATTTGTTCGAGACGCCCGAGGCCGAGCGTCCAGAAGCCCTCGTCCGCGCCCTGGGAGCCGCGTCATGA
- a CDS encoding class V aminotransferase, producing MKSYKHLFKRALDAAPGRIHFAAHSHHLWPDASFDGHMEAWTDAAVLADKKWDKVFGEVMPRAQENIARELNLPDPRTIGFAPNTHELLVRLFSAKGGRAPLDVLTTDGEFHSFRRQSARWEEDGRIKRRVVACEPFATFTERYLAALREKTPDVAFLSAVMFRSGLRFDGVSELADRATPDGMWAMVDLYHSFMALPSDFGAVADRVFLLGGGYKYAMAGEGAAFIHAPPGFGLRPQNTGWFADFGAIEAKQGEVGYAPDGGRFLGATYDPTGLYRFNAVRAMLAREGLTTDAIAARCATLRQAMIEAIRAGDAGVLAEAELLEPNAHGPNARFIALRHPKATEWKATLMAADLITDARDDVLRVGFGLYQDEDDVAAFCAGAKRALSAFG from the coding sequence GTGAAAAGTTACAAGCACCTGTTCAAACGCGCGCTCGACGCCGCACCGGGCCGCATCCATTTCGCCGCGCACTCGCACCATCTTTGGCCCGATGCTTCGTTCGACGGGCACATGGAAGCGTGGACCGACGCGGCGGTACTGGCCGACAAGAAATGGGACAAGGTGTTCGGCGAAGTGATGCCGCGCGCGCAGGAGAACATTGCGCGCGAACTTAACCTGCCCGACCCGCGTACAATTGGCTTTGCGCCGAACACGCATGAACTCTTGGTGCGGCTCTTTTCAGCCAAAGGCGGACGCGCGCCGTTGGATGTGCTGACAACCGACGGCGAATTCCATTCTTTCCGCCGTCAAAGCGCGCGCTGGGAGGAAGATGGCCGCATCAAGCGGCGCGTCGTAGCGTGCGAACCGTTTGCGACGTTCACGGAGCGCTATCTGGCGGCGCTGCGCGAGAAGACGCCGGACGTGGCGTTCCTTTCTGCGGTGATGTTTCGCAGCGGCTTGCGGTTTGATGGCGTGTCGGAGTTGGCTGATCGCGCGACGCCGGACGGCATGTGGGCGATGGTGGATCTCTACCACTCGTTCATGGCGCTGCCGTCGGATTTCGGCGCGGTGGCGGATCGCGTGTTCCTGCTCGGCGGCGGCTACAAGTACGCGATGGCCGGCGAAGGCGCGGCGTTCATCCACGCGCCGCCGGGGTTTGGTTTGCGCCCTCAGAACACGGGTTGGTTTGCGGACTTTGGCGCGATCGAAGCTAAGCAAGGCGAAGTGGGCTACGCGCCGGATGGTGGACGATTTCTCGGCGCAACGTATGATCCGACGGGGCTTTATCGCTTCAACGCAGTGCGCGCGATGCTGGCGCGCGAAGGCTTGACGACGGATGCGATCGCGGCGCGGTGCGCCACGTTGCGTCAAGCCATGATCGAGGCGATCCGCGCCGGCGATGCGGGCGTGCTCGCCGAAGCCGAGCTGCTCGAACCCAACGCCCACGGCCCCAACGCCCGCTTCATCGCGCTCCGTCACCCCAAGGCGACTGAGTGGAAGGCCACGCTCATGGCTGCTGATCTCATCACCGATGCGCGCGATGACGTGCTGCGGGTTGGGTTTGGGTTGTATCAGGACGAGGACGATGTCGCGGCGTTCTGCGCGGGGGCGAAGCGCGCGCTGTCAGCTTTTGGGTAG
- a CDS encoding sterol desaturase family protein, translating to MTAPEAPSGILAALESFDKELIITFAVPGFVLLILIEMAVVRMTRHGRYDVKDSATSLMMGFGNQIVGILFGFAAVLSLFWFYQFRLFDLGWTWPVLVACFFAEDLAYYAFHRIAHERRFFWASHIVHHSSQHYNLTTALRQTWTGVLGLSFIFWLPLVLIGFPPGMVLMFQGFSLVYQFWIHTETIGRMGPLEWVMNTPSHHRVHHAINAKYLDANYAGVLIIWDRLLGTFVPEDAEQPRYGIVSQLGTFNPFRVAFHEWAGIFRDVAGAKSPREVLGYMFGPPGWSADGSRKTSASIKAEWAARQQAAAVPAE from the coding sequence GTGACAGCTCCGGAAGCGCCAAGCGGCATCCTCGCCGCGCTCGAAAGCTTCGACAAAGAACTCATCATCACGTTCGCCGTGCCCGGCTTCGTGTTGCTGATCCTGATCGAGATGGCCGTCGTGCGCATGACCCGCCACGGCCGCTACGACGTGAAGGATAGCGCCACCAGCCTGATGATGGGCTTCGGCAACCAGATCGTCGGCATCCTGTTTGGCTTCGCCGCGGTGTTGAGCCTGTTCTGGTTCTACCAGTTCCGCCTGTTCGATCTCGGCTGGACTTGGCCGGTGCTGGTCGCGTGCTTCTTCGCGGAAGACTTGGCGTACTACGCCTTCCACCGCATCGCGCACGAGCGCCGCTTCTTCTGGGCCAGCCACATCGTCCATCACTCGTCGCAGCACTACAATCTGACCACGGCGCTGCGCCAAACCTGGACTGGCGTGCTCGGCCTCAGCTTCATTTTCTGGCTGCCGCTGGTGCTGATCGGTTTTCCGCCCGGCATGGTGCTGATGTTCCAGGGCTTCAGCCTGGTCTATCAATTCTGGATTCACACCGAGACCATCGGCCGGATGGGCCCGCTCGAATGGGTGATGAACACGCCGTCGCATCACCGCGTCCATCACGCCATCAACGCAAAGTATCTCGATGCGAATTACGCCGGCGTGCTGATCATCTGGGACCGCCTGCTCGGCACCTTCGTGCCGGAAGATGCCGAGCAGCCGCGCTACGGCATCGTCAGCCAGCTCGGCACCTTCAATCCGTTCCGCGTCGCTTTCCATGAATGGGCCGGCATCTTCCGCGACGTGGCCGGCGCGAAGTCGCCGCGCGAAGTCCTGGGCTACATGTTCGGCCCGCCGGGCTGGAGCGCGGACGGTTCGCGCAAAACCAGCGCATCAATCAAGGCGGAATGGGCGGCGCGGCAGCAAGCGGCAGCTGTTCCGGCAGAATAG
- a CDS encoding enoyl-CoA hydratase-related protein, whose protein sequence is MTLAPDPVLLDVSPEGVAILTLNQPEKRNAFDELMIANLSEQFETLKGADHVRVVFIRGAGPTLCAGADIDWMRRGGERTVADNEADALALARMLRHLHELPQLTVAVAHGAAMGGGAGLLAACDIAIAVKDTKIRFSEVCLGLTPATIAPYVVEAVGPRWAKALFASAESFDAEWAEKIGLVQYTVEDEAALKGMMEHVSDLALAAAPGAVADAKALVRFVTGHKIDDALSKETARRIAVRRASAEGKEGLAAFLEKRKPEWNS, encoded by the coding sequence ATGACCCTCGCACCTGATCCTGTTCTGCTCGATGTTTCGCCGGAAGGCGTCGCAATATTGACGCTCAATCAGCCCGAGAAACGCAACGCGTTCGATGAGCTGATGATCGCCAACCTCTCGGAGCAGTTCGAAACCCTGAAGGGCGCCGATCACGTCCGCGTCGTCTTCATCCGCGGCGCCGGGCCAACACTCTGCGCCGGCGCCGACATCGACTGGATGCGCCGCGGCGGTGAACGCACCGTTGCCGACAACGAGGCCGATGCGCTCGCGCTTGCGCGCATGCTTCGCCATCTCCACGAATTACCGCAACTCACCGTCGCCGTCGCGCACGGTGCGGCCATGGGCGGCGGCGCTGGCTTGCTCGCGGCCTGCGACATCGCCATCGCGGTGAAGGACACCAAGATCCGCTTCTCGGAAGTGTGCCTCGGCCTCACCCCCGCAACGATCGCGCCTTACGTGGTCGAAGCGGTCGGTCCGCGTTGGGCAAAAGCGCTGTTCGCAAGTGCGGAAAGTTTCGATGCCGAATGGGCGGAGAAGATCGGCCTCGTCCAATACACGGTAGAGGACGAAGCGGCCTTGAAGGGCATGATGGAACATGTGTCCGATTTAGCGCTGGCTGCCGCGCCTGGCGCCGTTGCTGATGCAAAAGCGCTGGTGCGTTTCGTGACAGGGCATAAGATCGACGACGCTTTGTCGAAGGAGACCGCCCGTCGCATCGCCGTTCGGCGCGCGTCCGCGGAAGGCAAAGAGGGCCTCGCCGCGTTTCTCGAGAAGCGCAAGCCGGAGTGGAACTCGTGA